One Hyalangium gracile genomic window carries:
- a CDS encoding chemotaxis protein CheW: MALALVPGQAERYSTFMLGGEHYAVPEGCVREVLQDAAVVHVAAAPRFMRGAIHVNGKPVPVVDLGPRLGQAFRSTAARTVVFLVEVQREGQPMLLGLTADAVGQRVHLSSRDVVAAPSFGAASPMDSFIAGMGRHGDGLVLLLDVDRILSASELLAADEFAACAEAPDAAPNDRKLHPV, translated from the coding sequence ATGGCGCTGGCACTGGTTCCGGGGCAGGCCGAGCGGTACTCCACATTCATGCTGGGCGGCGAGCACTACGCGGTGCCGGAGGGCTGCGTGCGCGAGGTCCTCCAGGACGCGGCCGTCGTCCACGTCGCCGCGGCGCCCCGCTTCATGCGCGGTGCCATCCACGTGAATGGCAAGCCCGTGCCGGTGGTGGATCTCGGCCCCCGGCTCGGCCAGGCCTTCCGCTCCACCGCCGCGCGCACCGTGGTCTTCCTCGTCGAGGTGCAGCGCGAGGGGCAGCCGATGCTCCTGGGCCTCACGGCCGACGCGGTGGGCCAGCGAGTGCACCTGAGCTCCCGAGACGTGGTGGCCGCGCCCTCCTTCGGCGCCGCCAGCCCGATGGACTCCTTCATCGCCGGCATGGGCCGCCATGGGGACGGGCTCGTCCTGCTGCTGGACGTGGACCGCATCCTCTCCGCGTCCGAATTGCTCGCGGCCGATGAGTTCGCCGCCTGCGCGGAGGCCCCCGACGCCGCCCCGAACGACCGGAAGCTCCACCCGGTCTGA
- a CDS encoding response regulator, with the protein MKNILIVDHDRFTRAVMRSAFAPHTGFQLMMASSYLEALWALCEQEMDLVLIQMGMPEHQSFDLLTYMANYRSKVPVLTLSHARQTPSMGDVLCWRGHVARPIQPHALMCRVKDGLRDVERGDYRPVVLHDLLRILAHERSSCILRVKAGLRSGYFQLSSGHITHAVCGSSQAETAVRQMLSWQSAWFRVEPVPTRLGLSLYEEAPAAESVA; encoded by the coding sequence ATGAAAAACATCCTCATCGTGGACCATGACCGCTTCACCCGAGCCGTGATGCGCAGTGCCTTCGCGCCACACACGGGGTTCCAACTCATGATGGCCTCCAGCTACCTGGAGGCGCTCTGGGCCCTGTGCGAGCAGGAGATGGATCTGGTCCTCATCCAGATGGGAATGCCCGAGCACCAGAGCTTCGATCTGCTGACCTACATGGCCAACTACCGCTCCAAGGTGCCCGTCCTGACGCTGAGCCACGCCAGGCAGACGCCGAGCATGGGAGACGTGCTCTGCTGGAGGGGACACGTGGCCCGGCCCATCCAGCCGCACGCGCTGATGTGCCGGGTGAAGGATGGCCTGAGGGATGTCGAGCGCGGGGACTACCGGCCCGTGGTGCTCCACGATCTGCTCCGCATCCTCGCCCACGAGCGGTCGAGCTGCATCCTGCGGGTGAAGGCTGGCCTGCGCTCCGGCTACTTCCAGCTGAGCTCGGGCCACATCACCCACGCCGTCTGCGGCTCCTCGCAGGCCGAGACGGCCGTGCGCCAGATGCTGAGCTGGCAGTCCGCCTGGTTCCGCGTGGAGCCGGTACCCACCCGACTGGGCCTGTCCCTCTACGAGGAGGCCCCGGCGGCGGAGTCGGTGGCGTAG
- a CDS encoding double zinc ribbon domain-containing protein produces MRSSFFGGLLELLYPPSCLACAQVLPARAFFCETCDTAVERVPPACCRTCAEPGRFVSGECPRCHLHPPPFARAWAPFAHEGPVARAIHRFKYEDHPELAAPLGELLALEAHSFLSRAPSLLVALPLHTRRFRERKYDQTQLLAGALAKATGRRAPVGLLARTRETQRQVGLSEEARTHNVAEAFTASSAAAGQSLILIDDVFTTGATTRAAAAALREAGAVRIEVLTIARAFSLST; encoded by the coding sequence ATGCGCTCATCCTTCTTCGGCGGACTCCTGGAGCTGCTCTACCCGCCCTCGTGTCTGGCCTGCGCGCAGGTGCTGCCGGCGCGCGCCTTCTTCTGCGAGACGTGTGACACCGCCGTGGAGCGCGTCCCGCCCGCCTGCTGCCGCACCTGCGCCGAGCCGGGCCGCTTCGTCTCCGGCGAGTGTCCCCGGTGCCACCTCCACCCGCCGCCCTTCGCTCGGGCCTGGGCGCCCTTCGCCCACGAGGGGCCCGTGGCCCGCGCCATCCACCGCTTCAAGTACGAGGACCACCCCGAGCTGGCGGCGCCGCTGGGCGAGCTGCTCGCCCTCGAGGCGCACTCGTTCCTCAGCCGGGCCCCCTCGCTGCTCGTCGCGCTGCCGCTGCACACCCGCCGCTTCCGCGAGCGGAAGTACGATCAGACGCAGCTGCTGGCCGGCGCGCTCGCCAAGGCCACCGGCCGCCGCGCTCCCGTGGGGCTGCTCGCCCGCACCCGCGAGACGCAGCGCCAGGTCGGCCTGTCCGAAGAGGCTCGCACCCACAATGTGGCCGAGGCCTTCACCGCCTCGTCCGCCGCGGCGGGCCAGTCGCTGATCCTGATCGACGACGTCTTCACCACCGGGGCCACCACCCGGGCCGCGGCCGCGGCGCTCCGGGAAGCCGGCGCCGTCCGCATCGAGGTGCTGACCATCGCCCGGGCCTTCAGCCTCTCGACCTGA
- a CDS encoding DUF3857 and transglutaminase domain-containing protein yields the protein MSRFTWLAAVFLLTSPLLASAKPTDPAAEAAQHSSTRALELASSPRGAAYLIRLHGLVEELEDITPLVSTYAQIASKRSADPGTRATATMLLMDLERTRGRTVRAAEVNRSLGFINDYYVVGGFENEGKSGCDTDFGPEAATLDLSATFAGAKGREVSWRKLAVAPTDGYVDLAAAVRPNKEAVAYALTWLEAPAETQVALSLGTSGAFRLWVNGQLATREDRYNLPRPDQSRVAVKLRKGLNRVLLKVCQESGPLGFYLRQEPMGGRGAVKVVLPATPPAIERGTMPSPQALPTLTSAMRELVTKKPDDATLRGEYVTVLSFFRAYDEREHTATVEAERAAKAAPNDAGLQLLAAANQRDDQNLRRQYLENALKAAPESVEARLALAEHELDRGHPERVPSLLDPVVKKQPESASAWLTLSRAYEALGENVRAQMMVEETFRKLPRVPRVVRAAATASRKMERTQEVLDRLRVALALRYDDSPSRRVLASQLADMGQIDAAIREYSTQLTLNPFDNESRVRLAELRAANGQLESAVATFAEARALAPDEPEVYEREGRALLAAGRQDAAMAAMERSLALRPQNPALKEAVRTLKGESGSSGTRFLVDASKYFKEADAYPNEDAVYLVDSTYVRVQKNGLTSEQHQLVVKVLNQRGVEDFRTQPVAYSPDRQEVHIMRARVIKPDGSIVDSYGDTERNINEPWTGMYYDARAKMLNFPALAPGDILDLQYRIEDTAKDNLLSDYFGMVENIQGVYPKVHFQYMVDMPKERPLYSNSAKLPGLKSTQEELDGGRQLYRWVANSVPKVVPEPGMPGWAEIAPPLHVSTYKTWNQVSKYWWGLVRDQLTPNDELRQTVEQVLKGVDRKDDQAVIRAVYNFVVTNTRYVALEFGIHGYKPYRVDRVLARRFGDCKDKASLIHAMLKLAGVDSRMVLLRMRNLGNLTEDVASLAAFNHAIVYVPKYELYLDGTAEFHNARELPSADHRANVLIVEPDGTSRFLVTPEAKAENNSTQLAMAVTLKPDGSAEVKGASTVKGQTAPEYRRAYRTASSRKSTFERAWAQSFPGLTVNEVKLNDTTVLDNDVEVDFHMSIPRYSEVLPNGALRFLPFGTGRTYQQAYATLVERRFDLVMQGPWMNTFTLRYTLPPGYTVAELPPTMEEKHPWGRVRLAYRQEGTQLIAEGEVAMTSARVKADEYTAFRNFLGRVDQAFGRKVVLKGPPMGKTAER from the coding sequence ATGTCGCGTTTCACATGGCTCGCCGCTGTCTTCCTGCTCACCAGCCCGCTGCTGGCTTCCGCGAAACCCACGGACCCCGCCGCCGAGGCGGCCCAGCACTCCTCGACGCGAGCCCTGGAGCTCGCCTCCTCGCCCCGCGGCGCGGCCTACCTCATCCGGCTGCATGGCCTGGTGGAGGAGCTGGAGGACATCACCCCGCTGGTGTCCACCTACGCGCAGATCGCCAGCAAGCGCAGCGCTGATCCCGGCACGCGCGCCACGGCCACCATGCTGCTGATGGACCTGGAGCGCACCCGCGGCCGCACGGTGCGGGCCGCCGAGGTGAATCGCTCGCTGGGCTTCATCAACGACTACTACGTCGTGGGCGGCTTCGAGAACGAGGGCAAGAGCGGGTGTGACACCGACTTCGGCCCCGAGGCGGCCACGCTGGACCTGTCCGCGACGTTCGCCGGCGCCAAGGGCCGCGAGGTGTCCTGGCGCAAGCTGGCGGTTGCGCCCACGGACGGGTACGTGGACCTGGCGGCGGCGGTGCGCCCCAACAAGGAGGCGGTGGCCTACGCGCTGACGTGGCTGGAGGCGCCCGCGGAGACGCAGGTGGCGCTCAGCCTGGGCACCTCCGGGGCCTTCCGGCTGTGGGTGAACGGGCAGCTGGCCACGCGCGAGGACCGCTACAACCTGCCGCGGCCGGACCAGTCCCGCGTGGCGGTGAAGCTGCGCAAGGGGCTCAACCGCGTGCTCCTCAAGGTGTGCCAGGAGTCGGGCCCGCTGGGCTTCTACCTGCGCCAGGAGCCCATGGGCGGCCGCGGCGCGGTGAAGGTGGTGCTCCCGGCGACGCCGCCCGCCATCGAGCGCGGCACGATGCCCTCGCCCCAGGCGCTGCCGACCCTCACCTCGGCGATGCGCGAGCTGGTGACGAAGAAGCCGGACGACGCCACGCTGCGCGGCGAGTACGTCACGGTGCTCAGCTTCTTCCGCGCCTATGACGAGCGCGAGCACACCGCCACGGTGGAGGCCGAGCGCGCGGCGAAGGCGGCCCCCAACGACGCGGGCCTGCAGCTGCTGGCCGCGGCCAACCAGCGGGACGACCAGAACCTGCGACGCCAGTACCTGGAGAACGCGCTGAAGGCGGCGCCCGAGTCCGTGGAGGCGCGCCTGGCACTGGCCGAGCACGAGCTGGATCGCGGCCACCCGGAGAGGGTGCCCTCGCTGCTCGATCCGGTGGTGAAGAAGCAGCCCGAGTCCGCCTCGGCGTGGCTGACGCTGTCGCGCGCGTACGAGGCGCTGGGCGAGAACGTCCGCGCGCAGATGATGGTGGAGGAGACGTTCCGCAAGCTGCCGCGCGTGCCCCGCGTGGTGCGCGCCGCGGCCACCGCCTCGCGCAAGATGGAGCGCACCCAGGAGGTGCTGGACCGGCTGCGCGTGGCGCTGGCGCTGCGCTATGACGACTCGCCCAGCCGGCGCGTGCTGGCCTCGCAGCTGGCGGACATGGGGCAGATCGACGCGGCCATCCGCGAGTACTCTACGCAGCTCACCCTGAACCCCTTCGACAACGAGTCGCGCGTGCGGCTGGCGGAGCTGCGCGCGGCCAACGGGCAGCTCGAGTCGGCGGTGGCCACGTTCGCCGAGGCCCGGGCGCTCGCACCGGACGAGCCGGAGGTGTACGAGCGCGAAGGGCGTGCGCTGCTGGCCGCCGGGCGCCAGGACGCGGCCATGGCCGCCATGGAGCGCTCGCTGGCGCTGCGGCCGCAGAACCCCGCCCTGAAGGAGGCGGTGCGCACCCTGAAGGGCGAGTCCGGCAGCTCCGGCACGCGCTTCCTGGTGGACGCCTCGAAGTACTTCAAGGAGGCGGACGCCTACCCCAACGAGGACGCGGTGTACCTGGTGGACAGCACCTACGTGCGCGTCCAGAAGAACGGGCTCACCAGCGAGCAGCACCAGCTGGTGGTGAAGGTGCTCAACCAGCGCGGCGTGGAGGACTTCCGCACCCAGCCGGTGGCGTACTCACCGGACCGGCAGGAGGTGCACATCATGCGCGCCCGCGTCATCAAGCCGGACGGCTCCATCGTGGACAGCTACGGCGACACGGAGCGCAACATCAACGAGCCGTGGACGGGCATGTACTACGACGCCCGCGCCAAGATGCTGAACTTCCCCGCGCTGGCGCCGGGGGACATCCTGGATCTCCAGTACCGGATTGAGGACACGGCGAAGGACAACCTGCTGTCGGACTACTTCGGCATGGTGGAGAACATCCAGGGCGTCTATCCGAAGGTGCACTTCCAGTACATGGTGGACATGCCGAAGGAGCGGCCCCTGTACTCGAACTCCGCGAAGCTGCCGGGGCTCAAGAGCACCCAGGAGGAGCTGGACGGCGGGCGTCAGCTCTACCGGTGGGTGGCCAACAGCGTGCCCAAGGTGGTGCCCGAGCCGGGCATGCCGGGCTGGGCGGAGATCGCCCCGCCGCTGCACGTGTCCACGTACAAGACGTGGAACCAGGTGAGCAAGTACTGGTGGGGGCTGGTGAGGGATCAGCTCACGCCCAACGACGAGCTGCGGCAGACGGTGGAGCAGGTGCTCAAGGGCGTGGACCGCAAGGACGACCAGGCGGTCATCCGCGCCGTGTACAACTTCGTGGTGACGAACACGCGCTACGTGGCGCTGGAGTTCGGCATCCACGGGTACAAGCCGTACCGGGTGGACCGGGTGCTCGCCCGGCGCTTCGGGGACTGCAAGGACAAGGCGAGCCTCATCCACGCCATGCTGAAGCTGGCGGGGGTGGACAGCCGCATGGTGCTCTTGCGCATGCGCAACCTGGGCAACCTGACGGAGGACGTGGCGAGCCTGGCGGCCTTCAACCACGCCATCGTCTACGTGCCCAAGTACGAGCTGTACCTGGACGGGACGGCCGAGTTCCACAACGCGCGCGAGCTGCCCAGCGCGGACCACCGCGCCAACGTGCTCATCGTCGAGCCGGACGGCACCAGCAGGTTCCTGGTGACGCCCGAGGCGAAGGCGGAGAACAACTCCACGCAGCTGGCGATGGCGGTGACGCTCAAGCCGGACGGCTCGGCCGAGGTGAAGGGGGCCAGCACGGTGAAGGGGCAGACGGCGCCGGAGTACCGGCGGGCCTACCGCACGGCCTCCTCGCGCAAGTCCACCTTCGAGCGGGCGTGGGCGCAGAGCTTCCCGGGCCTGACGGTGAACGAGGTGAAGCTCAACGACACCACGGTGCTGGACAACGACGTGGAGGTGGACTTCCACATGTCCATCCCTCGCTACTCGGAGGTGCTGCCGAATGGGGCGCTGCGCTTCCTGCCGTTCGGCACGGGCCGCACCTACCAGCAGGCCTACGCCACGCTGGTGGAGCGCCGGTTCGACCTGGTGATGCAGGGCCCGTGGATGAACACCTTCACCCTGCGCTACACGCTGCCGCCGGGCTACACGGTGGCGGAGCTGCCGCCGACGATGGAGGAGAAGCACCCCTGGGGCCGGGTGCGCCTGGCCTACCGCCAGGAGGGAACCCAGCTCATCGCCGAGGGTGAGGTGGCGATGACCTCCGCGCGCGTGAAGGCGGACGAGTACACGGCGTTCCGCAACTTCCTGGGCCGGGTGGATCAGGCCTTCGGGCGCAAGGTGGTCCTCAAGGGTCCTCCCATGGGGAAGACGGCCGAGCGCTGA
- the gpmI gene encoding 2,3-bisphosphoglycerate-independent phosphoglycerate mutase, with protein sequence MKPAHKVLLCILDGWGIRKEREDNAILIAGTPNLDRISNGFPFTELQTSGLAVGLPEGQMGNSEVGHTNIGAGRIVYQDLVRINRACENGELGNNPIIRAAMDKAKADGKAFHLLGLVSPGGVHSSMDHLYCLLKAARDRGLPHVYIHAFLDGRDTPPQSGLGYVEELERFLKETHAARIATVGGRYYGMDRDKRWDRVKQAYDAIVHGQGAKAPDALSAIRASYAEKITDEFVHPTVITQGDGTPVGRIRDGDVAMFFNFRADRAREMTRALAYPDFKEFDRGGLVLGRYVCMTQYDETFDLPVAYGPEQPQEIFPELLARAGLKQFRTAETEKYAHVTFFFNGGREVVYPGEERHLVPSPRDVKTYDLKPEMSAREVTAELVKRIDSGKYDFALVNFANPDMVGHSGRLDAAIQAVKVVDECLGQLGAACQRNGWVLAISADHGNCEQMKDPVTGEPHTAHTLNPVPFHLIHPDFRGHKLRPGVLADIAPTLCKVMGLAQPPEMNRQGLL encoded by the coding sequence ATGAAACCTGCGCACAAGGTCCTGCTCTGCATCCTGGATGGTTGGGGCATCCGCAAGGAGCGCGAGGACAACGCGATCCTCATCGCTGGAACCCCGAACCTCGACCGCATCTCCAACGGCTTTCCCTTCACCGAGCTGCAGACGTCCGGCCTGGCCGTGGGCCTGCCCGAAGGGCAGATGGGCAACTCGGAGGTCGGCCACACGAACATCGGCGCCGGCCGCATCGTCTACCAGGACCTGGTGCGCATCAACCGGGCCTGCGAGAACGGCGAGCTGGGCAACAACCCCATCATCCGCGCCGCCATGGACAAGGCCAAGGCGGACGGCAAGGCGTTCCACCTGCTGGGGCTGGTGTCTCCCGGCGGCGTGCACTCGTCGATGGACCACCTCTACTGTCTGCTGAAGGCCGCTCGAGATCGCGGCCTGCCCCACGTCTACATCCACGCCTTCCTGGACGGGCGCGACACCCCGCCCCAGAGCGGGCTGGGCTACGTGGAGGAGCTGGAGCGCTTCCTCAAGGAGACGCACGCCGCGCGCATCGCCACGGTGGGCGGGCGCTACTACGGCATGGACCGCGACAAGCGGTGGGACCGCGTCAAGCAGGCCTATGACGCCATCGTGCACGGCCAGGGCGCCAAGGCGCCGGACGCGCTGTCCGCCATCCGCGCCTCGTACGCGGAGAAGATCACCGACGAGTTCGTCCACCCCACCGTCATCACCCAGGGCGACGGCACGCCCGTGGGGCGCATCCGCGACGGGGACGTGGCCATGTTCTTCAACTTCCGCGCGGACCGGGCCCGAGAGATGACACGCGCGCTGGCCTACCCGGACTTCAAGGAGTTCGACCGCGGCGGGCTGGTGCTGGGGCGCTACGTCTGCATGACCCAGTACGACGAGACGTTCGATCTGCCCGTGGCCTACGGGCCGGAGCAGCCGCAGGAGATCTTCCCGGAGCTGCTGGCGCGCGCGGGGCTCAAGCAGTTCCGCACCGCGGAGACGGAGAAGTACGCGCACGTCACCTTCTTCTTCAACGGCGGCCGCGAGGTGGTGTACCCCGGCGAGGAGCGGCACCTGGTGCCCTCGCCCCGGGACGTGAAGACGTATGACTTGAAGCCGGAGATGTCCGCGCGCGAGGTGACGGCGGAGCTCGTCAAGCGCATCGACTCGGGCAAGTACGACTTCGCGCTGGTCAACTTCGCCAACCCGGACATGGTGGGCCACAGCGGCAGGCTGGACGCGGCCATCCAGGCGGTGAAGGTGGTGGATGAGTGCCTGGGGCAGCTCGGCGCCGCGTGCCAGCGCAACGGCTGGGTCCTGGCCATCTCCGCCGACCACGGCAACTGCGAGCAGATGAAGGATCCGGTGACGGGCGAGCCGCACACGGCGCACACGCTCAACCCGGTGCCCTTCCATCTGATCCACCCGGACTTCCGCGGCCACAAGCTGCGCCCCGGCGTGCTGGCGGACATCGCCCCCACGCTCTGCAAGGTGATGGGCCTGGCCCAGCCCCCGGAGATGAACCGCCAGGGCCTCCTCTGA